A genomic window from Microbacterium sp. H1-D42 includes:
- a CDS encoding oxidoreductase, with the protein MTNILITGASSGIGARVAALLAAQGLTVYGAARNTTAIAAIDGVAPVALDLTDEQSIQHAVATATENGPIDVLINCAGYGEFGSVEETSLADARAQLEVNVLGAVGLIQAALPGMRAAGRGRIVNVSSLAGEFAAPLGGWYHASKFALEALSDSLRGEVAQFGIDVTLVQPSYVATDWHNTAMDRLEQTSARGPYAKMAAAMRAYFASPGMAKQMSSADAVAELIVKAALTARPKTRYRIGPGANIAVALATFLPDRTFDAMTRKQFGYA; encoded by the coding sequence ATGACGAACATCCTCATCACCGGCGCCTCCTCCGGAATCGGCGCCCGCGTCGCGGCCCTGCTCGCAGCCCAGGGCCTCACGGTCTACGGCGCAGCGCGCAACACCACGGCGATCGCCGCGATCGACGGTGTGGCCCCAGTCGCACTCGACCTCACCGACGAGCAGTCGATCCAGCACGCCGTCGCCACCGCGACCGAGAACGGCCCCATCGACGTGCTCATCAACTGCGCCGGCTACGGCGAGTTCGGCAGCGTCGAGGAGACCTCGCTGGCAGACGCCCGCGCCCAGCTCGAGGTGAATGTGCTCGGCGCCGTCGGCCTGATCCAGGCCGCGCTGCCAGGCATGCGCGCTGCAGGCCGCGGCCGCATCGTCAACGTCTCATCGCTCGCCGGCGAGTTCGCAGCGCCCCTTGGTGGCTGGTACCACGCGTCGAAGTTCGCGCTCGAGGCCCTGTCGGACTCGCTGCGCGGAGAGGTGGCCCAGTTCGGCATCGACGTCACGCTGGTGCAGCCGAGCTATGTCGCCACGGACTGGCACAACACTGCGATGGATCGCCTCGAGCAGACGTCGGCGCGCGGTCCGTACGCGAAAATGGCGGCCGCGATGCGCGCGTACTTCGCCAGCCCCGGCATGGCGAAGCAGATGTCGAGTGCGGATGCTGTCGCCGAGCTCATCGTCAAGGCCGCACTCACCGCGCGCCCGAAGACCCGCTACCGGATCGGCCCAGGCGCGAACATCGCCGTCGCGCTCGCGACCTTCCTGCCCGATCGCACCTTCGATGCCATGACGCGCAAGCAGTTCGGGTACGCCTGA
- a CDS encoding SulP family inorganic anion transporter → MNLRSARMLLPSASDYRALPRTWRGDLLAGVTVGIVALPLALAFGVSSGAGAESGLVTAIVAGAVAAIFGGSNVQVSGPTGAMVVVLAPILAVHGAGALAAICLMAGLIVLIAGVLRLGRTVGYIPWPVIEGFTLGIAVIIFLQQVPTATGTPVGESTNAVIAAAQSLAAVAWPKLGWSLLLVGIVVVIMLLSTRLHPRFPGSLLAIVVASLIAALVGLPVDTIGELPTGLPAPMLPAVDLTTLLSLVGPAVAVAALAAIESLLSIRVAATLADTGQYDADRELVGQGLASIASGLFGGMPATGAIARTAVNVRAGARTRAASTVHALLLLAIALVGASVVAHIPLAALAGVLMVTAVRMITPSTVRTVLRSTRADAAVFIVTAVITISVDLIYAVLIGLLVAGFFALRQLAGTSGVHREELPGLAQPGDERIAVFRLEGALFFGAAERMLERVAELRDIEVIVIRMSQLQILDATGAQVITELITSLERRGITVLVKGIPPQHRPLAERVGVLASLRHQNHLFDELGAAVAHARSHVARAAAP, encoded by the coding sequence ATGAACCTCCGCTCCGCCCGGATGCTGCTGCCGTCAGCATCCGACTACCGCGCACTGCCGCGCACCTGGCGGGGTGACCTGCTTGCGGGCGTCACTGTCGGCATCGTCGCCCTGCCGCTCGCGCTCGCCTTCGGCGTCAGCTCTGGTGCCGGCGCCGAGAGCGGGCTGGTCACTGCCATCGTCGCCGGGGCGGTCGCGGCGATCTTCGGCGGATCGAACGTGCAGGTTTCCGGCCCCACCGGGGCGATGGTCGTCGTGCTCGCGCCGATCCTCGCCGTGCACGGCGCCGGCGCGCTGGCAGCGATCTGCCTGATGGCAGGGCTCATCGTGCTGATCGCCGGCGTGCTGCGGCTCGGCCGCACGGTGGGCTACATCCCGTGGCCGGTGATCGAGGGGTTCACCCTCGGGATCGCCGTGATCATCTTCCTTCAGCAGGTGCCGACGGCGACCGGCACCCCGGTGGGCGAGAGCACCAACGCCGTGATCGCGGCCGCACAATCACTGGCCGCCGTGGCGTGGCCGAAGCTCGGCTGGTCGCTGCTGCTGGTCGGCATCGTCGTGGTCATCATGCTCCTTTCGACCCGTCTGCATCCGCGCTTTCCCGGGTCACTGCTGGCGATCGTCGTCGCCTCGCTGATCGCTGCACTGGTCGGACTTCCGGTCGACACCATCGGCGAGCTGCCCACCGGGCTGCCGGCCCCGATGCTGCCCGCCGTCGACCTGACGACGCTGCTCTCTCTGGTCGGTCCTGCCGTGGCGGTCGCCGCGCTGGCCGCCATCGAATCCCTGCTGTCGATCCGAGTGGCTGCGACCCTTGCCGACACCGGCCAGTATGACGCCGATCGTGAGCTCGTCGGTCAAGGCCTCGCCTCGATCGCCTCTGGACTGTTCGGCGGCATGCCGGCCACCGGTGCGATCGCGCGCACAGCCGTGAACGTGCGCGCGGGAGCCCGCACGCGCGCGGCATCCACCGTGCATGCGCTGCTGCTGCTCGCCATCGCGCTCGTCGGCGCCTCGGTGGTCGCGCACATCCCGTTGGCGGCGCTGGCCGGTGTGCTGATGGTGACCGCCGTGCGGATGATCACACCGTCCACGGTGCGCACCGTGCTGCGCTCGACCCGCGCCGACGCCGCGGTCTTCATCGTCACGGCCGTGATCACGATCAGCGTCGACCTGATCTACGCGGTGCTGATCGGCCTGCTCGTCGCGGGCTTCTTCGCGCTCCGTCAGCTGGCGGGCACGAGCGGCGTGCATCGGGAGGAGCTGCCGGGGCTCGCGCAGCCCGGCGACGAGCGCATCGCGGTGTTCCGACTCGAGGGCGCCCTGTTCTTCGGAGCGGCGGAGCGGATGCTGGAGCGCGTCGCCGAGCTGCGCGACATCGAGGTCATCGTGATCCGCATGTCGCAGCTGCAGATCCTCGATGCCACCGGCGCGCAGGTGATCACCGAGCTGATCACCTCGCTGGAGCGTCGCGGCATCACCGTGCTGGTCAAGGGGATCCCACCGCAGCACCGTCCACTCGCCGAGCGGGTCGGCGTGCTGGCATCCCTGCGCCACCAGAATCACCTCTTCGATGAGCTCGGCGCCGCCGTCGCGCACGCGCGCAGCCATGTCGCGCGGGCCGCGGCTCCCTGA
- a CDS encoding metalloregulator ArsR/SmtB family transcription factor yields the protein MLSDPNRPLYEVKAGLFKGLAHPIRIRILEVLSSTPEATVTDLLRVVELEPSHVSQHLAVLRRNRLVVSERRGSLVFYRLAYPQVAGLLRVARALLGEILETTQQQLVERDHLPAIPARA from the coding sequence ATGCTGAGTGATCCGAACCGCCCGCTGTACGAGGTGAAGGCCGGACTCTTCAAGGGGCTCGCGCACCCGATCCGCATCCGCATCCTTGAAGTGCTCTCGAGTACTCCCGAGGCCACGGTCACCGACCTGCTGCGCGTCGTCGAGCTCGAGCCCTCGCACGTCTCTCAGCATCTCGCCGTGCTGCGCCGCAACCGCCTCGTGGTCTCCGAGCGTCGCGGCAGTCTGGTGTTCTACCGTCTCGCGTACCCCCAGGTCGCCGGCCTGCTGCGCGTCGCCCGCGCGCTGCTGGGTGAGATCCTCGAGACGACCCAGCAGCAGCTCGTCGAGCGCGATCACCTGCCGGCCATCCCCGCACGCGCATGA
- a CDS encoding zinc ribbon domain-containing protein YjdM: protein MTDTLPLCPECSSEHAYEMGALLVCPMCGHEWSPAESASASTEESAERVVKDAVGNVLADGDTVVVTTSIKVKGSPQGIKAGTKVRGIRLIDPVNGHDIDCKVDGFGAMLLKSSLVKKA from the coding sequence ATGACCGACACGCTTCCCCTGTGCCCGGAATGCTCCAGCGAGCACGCCTACGAGATGGGCGCGCTGCTGGTGTGCCCGATGTGCGGACACGAGTGGTCGCCGGCCGAATCCGCCTCAGCATCCACCGAGGAGTCCGCCGAACGCGTCGTGAAGGACGCCGTCGGCAACGTCCTCGCCGACGGCGACACGGTCGTGGTGACCACCTCGATCAAGGTGAAGGGATCACCGCAGGGCATCAAGGCCGGCACCAAGGTGCGCGGCATCCGCCTCATCGACCCGGTCAACGGCCACGACATCGACTGCAAGGTCGACGGCTTCGGCGCCATGCTGCTCAAGTCGAGCCTCGTGAAGAAGGCCTGA
- a CDS encoding DEAD/DEAH box helicase has protein sequence MLLDPTPLRDADPDAVYMAFVEWAESTGISLYPAQDEAVIEIVSGQNLILSTPTGTGKSLVAVGAHFAALADGRRTYYTAPIKALVSEKFFALVDTFGPENVGMITGDSSVNSDAPIICCTAEILANLALREGSDADVGQVVMDEFHFYADPDRGWAWQVPLLTLPQAQFILMSATLGDVTELASDLTRRTGRETAVVTGVERPVPLHFYYELTPIHETVEELLTTGQAPIYVVHFSQAAAMERAQALSSTKIATREQRDAIAELIGEFRFTTAFGRTLSKFLRAGIGVHHAGMLPKYRRLVEQLAQRGMLRVICGTDTLGVGINVPIRTVLLTALTKFDGQRMRQLNAREFHQIAGRAGRAGFDTAGTVVAQAPEHETENAAAIKKAGDDPKKKRKLIRKKAPDGFVSWGEPSFRKLIDAEPETLTSHMQITSAMMLNVIARGGDVFGNMRALVYDNHEPRAKQRLLALRALGIYRTLRESGIVEQTADGEVRLTVDLQPNFALNQPLSPFALAAFELLDPDAATFALDMISIVESTLDDPRAVLGQQEFLARGEAVAEMKREGIEYDERMELLEQITYPKPLEELLGAAFETYSSAQPWIRDFELHPKSVVRDMYERAMSFGEYVAYYKIARSEGVVLRYLSDAYRAASQTIPEHLKNEDLRDLIEWLGELVRQVDSSLLDEWEELRAGIDNGVFDVPRHDDEPVVPPAPKRLTSNVRAFRTLVRNELFRRVQLAAREDVDALASLDADFGADAWDASLDAYFAEHDEILTGPDARSAKLLILTEGQTMWTARQILDDPAGDHDWGISATIDLAASDEAGEAVVTVTGVDRL, from the coding sequence ATGCTTCTCGATCCCACTCCCCTCCGCGACGCCGATCCGGATGCCGTGTACATGGCATTCGTCGAATGGGCGGAGTCGACCGGCATCAGCCTGTACCCCGCGCAGGACGAAGCTGTCATCGAGATCGTCTCGGGACAGAACCTGATTCTGAGCACCCCGACCGGCACTGGCAAGTCGCTCGTCGCCGTCGGCGCCCACTTCGCCGCCCTCGCCGACGGCCGCCGCACGTACTACACCGCGCCCATCAAAGCACTGGTGAGCGAGAAGTTCTTCGCGCTGGTCGACACGTTCGGCCCCGAGAACGTGGGCATGATCACCGGCGACTCGTCGGTGAACTCCGATGCCCCGATCATCTGCTGCACGGCTGAGATCCTGGCGAACCTCGCGCTGCGCGAGGGGTCGGATGCTGATGTCGGCCAGGTCGTGATGGACGAGTTCCACTTCTACGCCGACCCCGATCGAGGTTGGGCGTGGCAGGTGCCGCTGCTCACGCTGCCGCAGGCGCAGTTCATCCTGATGTCGGCGACCCTCGGGGATGTGACGGAGCTGGCATCCGATCTCACCCGGCGCACCGGGCGCGAGACGGCCGTCGTGACCGGCGTCGAGCGGCCGGTGCCGCTGCACTTCTACTACGAGCTCACGCCGATCCACGAGACCGTCGAAGAACTGCTGACCACCGGGCAGGCTCCGATCTACGTCGTGCACTTCTCGCAGGCGGCCGCGATGGAGCGCGCGCAGGCGCTGTCGAGCACCAAGATCGCCACCCGAGAGCAGCGGGATGCCATCGCCGAGCTGATCGGCGAGTTCCGCTTCACGACCGCGTTCGGCAGGACTCTGTCGAAGTTCCTGCGGGCCGGTATCGGCGTGCACCACGCGGGCATGCTTCCGAAGTACCGGCGCCTCGTCGAGCAGCTCGCCCAGCGCGGCATGCTGCGGGTGATCTGCGGCACCGACACCCTCGGCGTCGGCATCAACGTGCCGATCCGCACGGTGCTGCTGACCGCGCTGACGAAGTTCGACGGACAGCGGATGCGACAGCTGAACGCCCGCGAGTTCCACCAGATCGCCGGCCGCGCCGGCCGCGCCGGATTCGACACGGCCGGAACCGTCGTCGCCCAGGCACCGGAGCACGAGACCGAGAACGCCGCGGCGATCAAGAAGGCCGGCGACGATCCGAAGAAGAAGCGCAAGCTGATCCGCAAGAAGGCACCGGACGGCTTCGTGTCGTGGGGCGAGCCGTCGTTCCGCAAGCTGATCGACGCCGAGCCCGAGACGCTCACCTCGCACATGCAGATCACCAGCGCCATGATGCTCAACGTGATCGCCCGCGGCGGCGACGTGTTCGGCAATATGCGCGCGCTGGTATACGACAATCACGAACCGCGTGCGAAGCAGCGTCTGCTCGCCCTTCGCGCGTTGGGGATCTACCGCACGCTGCGGGAATCGGGCATCGTCGAGCAGACGGCTGACGGCGAGGTGCGTCTCACGGTCGACCTGCAGCCGAACTTCGCGTTGAACCAGCCGCTGTCGCCGTTCGCGCTGGCGGCGTTCGAGCTGCTGGATCCGGATGCTGCGACGTTCGCGCTCGACATGATCTCGATCGTCGAGTCGACGCTCGACGACCCGCGCGCCGTGCTCGGACAGCAGGAGTTCCTCGCGCGGGGCGAAGCCGTGGCCGAGATGAAGCGCGAGGGCATCGAATACGACGAGCGCATGGAGCTGCTCGAGCAGATCACCTATCCGAAGCCGCTGGAAGAGCTGCTCGGTGCGGCCTTCGAGACCTACAGCTCTGCGCAGCCGTGGATCCGCGACTTCGAACTGCACCCGAAGTCGGTCGTGCGCGACATGTACGAGCGAGCCATGTCGTTCGGGGAATATGTCGCGTACTACAAGATCGCCCGCTCAGAGGGGGTCGTGCTGCGATACCTGTCCGACGCGTACCGCGCGGCATCGCAGACGATCCCGGAGCACCTGAAGAACGAAGACCTGCGCGACCTCATCGAGTGGCTCGGCGAGCTGGTGCGCCAGGTCGACTCGTCACTGCTCGACGAGTGGGAAGAGCTGCGCGCTGGCATCGACAACGGGGTGTTCGACGTGCCGCGTCACGATGACGAGCCGGTCGTGCCGCCGGCACCCAAGCGCCTCACCTCGAACGTGCGCGCCTTCCGCACCCTGGTGCGCAACGAGCTGTTCCGTCGCGTGCAGCTCGCCGCCCGCGAGGACGTCGATGCACTGGCATCCCTCGACGCCGACTTCGGCGCCGACGCCTGGGACGCGTCGCTCGACGCGTACTTCGCCGAGCACGATGAGATCCTCACAGGGCCAGATGCCCGCAGCGCGAAGCTGCTGATACTCACCGAAGGCCAGACGATGTGGACCGCACGCCAGATCCTCGACGATCCCGCCGGCGACCACGACTGGGGCATCTCGGCGACGATCGATCTGGCGGCATCCGATGAAGCCGGCGAAGCCGTCGTCACGGTGACCGGCGTCGACCGGCTGTAG
- a CDS encoding YafY family protein — protein sequence MTRTTGRTLALLALLQVRRAWSSAELRERLEVSGRTLRRDIDDLRELGYGVEATRGRHGGYRLGAGAEVPPLTLAPDESVAIAVGLRAAATTVVTGMEDAAARALAKLEQSLSPATRRQIVEVEQAMVPLAEGRQDIDFEVVTALAAAIAAHRRLRVDYTRHDGVEIQRVIEAHRIVHTAERWYLVAWDPTREAWRTLRVDRLRRPVELREDFPQRDIPDDALRQFTAHSITTAPYPIRARLRMHAPAAQVSQHFDASIAQVVDDVDGTSILTAGARTPEEFALYIGMSGIEFEVLEGEEVRRALCEMGERMLRGRGPGEADPRHS from the coding sequence ATGACTCGAACCACGGGACGGACACTTGCCCTGCTCGCACTGCTGCAGGTGCGCAGGGCATGGAGCAGCGCCGAACTGCGCGAGCGCCTCGAAGTGAGCGGTCGCACGCTGCGGCGCGACATCGACGACCTTCGTGAACTCGGGTACGGCGTCGAAGCGACCCGCGGGAGACACGGTGGATACCGGCTCGGCGCCGGCGCCGAGGTGCCGCCGCTCACGCTCGCCCCGGACGAATCCGTCGCGATCGCCGTGGGGTTGCGGGCCGCCGCGACGACCGTGGTGACGGGGATGGAGGATGCCGCGGCCCGCGCACTCGCGAAGCTGGAGCAGTCTCTGTCACCGGCGACCCGCCGGCAGATCGTCGAGGTCGAGCAGGCGATGGTGCCGCTCGCAGAGGGCAGGCAGGACATCGACTTCGAGGTCGTCACCGCGCTCGCCGCTGCCATCGCCGCCCATCGGAGACTGCGTGTCGACTACACCCGCCATGACGGTGTCGAGATTCAGCGGGTCATCGAGGCGCACCGCATCGTGCACACCGCAGAGCGCTGGTATCTGGTCGCCTGGGACCCCACACGCGAAGCCTGGCGCACGCTGCGCGTGGACCGGCTGCGACGCCCGGTCGAACTTCGTGAGGACTTTCCCCAGCGCGACATCCCCGACGATGCGCTGCGGCAGTTCACAGCGCACAGCATCACGACGGCGCCCTATCCGATCCGGGCGCGGCTGCGCATGCATGCGCCCGCGGCACAGGTATCTCAGCACTTCGACGCGTCGATCGCCCAGGTCGTCGACGACGTCGACGGCACCAGCATCCTCACCGCCGGCGCCCGCACACCGGAGGAGTTCGCGCTGTACATCGGCATGAGCGGCATCGAGTTCGAGGTGCTCGAGGGCGAGGAGGTGCGACGCGCGCTCTGTGAGATGGGGGAGCGGATGCTGCGCGGACGAGGGCCGGGGGAGGCTGACCCTCGACATTCATGA
- a CDS encoding epoxide hydrolase — translation MNTNRVQPFRIEIADSAVADLQHRLENARFPQPLPVDDSSTGIPSAELQRLMARWAQHDWRATEARLNALPQIITNIDGQNIHAVHVRSPHPDATPLLLMHGWPGSFLEFEALIGPLTDPLAHGGAASDAFDVVIPSHPGFGFSTPLVGADWKRSDIAVVMLELMTRLGYERFAIQGGDMGAGVAPEMGRIAPDRVIGIHANGSLGSFVGQVDDETAAALTPLERDRLRRVSEFMQREFGYISIQSTRPALIGAMLADSPVAQFAWIHDKIQAWTHPAETSAADLIGERFLFENAALYWFTATGGTAAYVGYAQDAGWGAVPENSGVPTAVMVFAHDVGLRFAEEKSNTIVRWTDVEGRGGHFAALEEPHLLLADVREFFAGLRSDRLPR, via the coding sequence ATGAACACGAACCGGGTCCAGCCCTTCCGCATCGAGATCGCCGACTCCGCCGTTGCAGATCTGCAGCATCGGCTCGAGAACGCGCGGTTCCCGCAGCCCCTTCCAGTCGACGACAGCAGCACCGGCATCCCGTCGGCGGAACTGCAGCGTCTGATGGCCCGGTGGGCTCAGCACGACTGGCGCGCGACAGAGGCACGACTCAACGCCCTGCCGCAGATCATCACGAACATCGACGGCCAGAACATCCATGCCGTGCACGTGCGGTCGCCGCATCCCGATGCGACGCCTCTGCTGCTCATGCACGGTTGGCCAGGGTCGTTCCTCGAGTTCGAAGCGCTGATCGGGCCGCTCACCGATCCACTCGCCCACGGCGGCGCGGCATCCGACGCCTTCGATGTCGTGATTCCGTCGCATCCCGGCTTCGGCTTCTCGACGCCGCTGGTCGGCGCGGACTGGAAGCGCAGCGATATCGCGGTCGTGATGCTCGAGCTGATGACGCGGCTAGGCTACGAGCGCTTCGCGATCCAGGGCGGCGACATGGGGGCGGGCGTCGCGCCCGAGATGGGGCGCATCGCACCGGACCGTGTGATCGGCATCCACGCGAACGGTTCGCTCGGATCATTCGTCGGACAGGTCGACGACGAGACAGCCGCGGCGCTCACGCCCCTGGAGCGCGATCGGCTGCGGCGGGTCAGCGAGTTCATGCAGCGGGAGTTCGGCTACATCTCGATCCAGTCGACACGACCCGCCCTGATCGGTGCGATGCTCGCCGACAGCCCGGTGGCGCAGTTCGCGTGGATCCACGACAAGATCCAGGCGTGGACGCATCCGGCGGAGACCTCCGCCGCCGACCTCATCGGAGAGCGATTCCTGTTCGAGAACGCGGCGCTCTACTGGTTCACGGCCACAGGTGGGACGGCCGCGTACGTCGGATACGCGCAGGATGCCGGATGGGGAGCCGTGCCCGAGAACTCGGGTGTTCCCACCGCGGTGATGGTGTTCGCGCACGACGTCGGACTGCGATTCGCGGAGGAGAAGTCGAACACGATCGTGCGCTGGACCGACGTCGAAGGTCGCGGCGGACACTTCGCCGCATTGGAGGAGCCGCACCTGCTGCTGGCGGACGTGCGGGAGTTCTTCGCGGGACTGCGGTCTGATCGCTTGCCGCGGTGA